A stretch of the Triplophysa dalaica isolate WHDGS20190420 chromosome 19, ASM1584641v1, whole genome shotgun sequence genome encodes the following:
- the cul5b gene encoding cullin-5 isoform X2, producing MATSNLLKNKGALQFEDKWDLMRPIVLKLLRQESVTKQQWFDLFSDVHAVCLWDDKGPAKIHQALKEDILDFIKQAQARVLSHQDDTALLKAYIMEWRKFFTQCDILPKPFCKLEITLLGNQGSNKKSNVEDSIVRKLMLDTWNESIFFNIKNRLQDSAMKLVHAERLGEAFDSQLVIGVRESYVNLCSNADDRLQIYRENFEKAYLDSTERFYKTQAPSYLQQNGVQNYMKYADGKLREEEKRAQRYLETRRECNSVQALMECCVNALVTSFRETILAECPGMIKRNETEKLHLMFSLMDKVPSGIEPVLKDLEDHIMSAGLADMMASAESITNDSEKYVEQLLTLFNRFSKLVKEAFQDDPRFLTARDKAYKAVVNDATIFKLELPLKQKGVGLKTQPESKCPELLANYCDMLLRKTPLSKKLTSEEIEAKLKEVLLVLKYVQNKDVFMRYHKAHLTRRLILDISADSEMEENMVEWLREVGMPADYVNKLARMFQDIKVSEDLNQSFKEMHKHNKLGLPADSVNIKILNAGAWSRNSEKVFVSLPTELEDLIPEVEEFYKKNHSGRKLHWHHLMSNGIITFKNEVGQYDLEVTTFQLAVLFAWNQRPRERISFENLKLATELPDAELRRTLWSLVAFPKLKRQVLSYDPVVGSPKDFTEGTLFYINQEFSLIKNSKVQKRGKINLIGRLQLTTERMREEENEGIVQLRILRTQEAIIQIMKMRKRFSNAQLQTELVEILKNMFLPQKKMIKEQIEWLIEHKYIKRDETDINTFIYMA from the exons ATGGCGACGTCTAATTTATTGAAG AATAAAGGCGCTCTGCAGTTTGAAGACAAATGGGATTTGATGCGGCCCATTGTTTTGAAGTTACTCCGTCAGGAGTCAGTTACTAAGCAGCAGTGGTTTGATTTGTTCTC gGATGTCCATGCCGTCTGTTTGTGGGACGATAAAGGCCCTGCAAAGATTCATCAGGCATTGAAAGAAGACATATTAGATTTCATCAAGCAAGCTCAGGCA CGAGTACTCAGTCACCAAGATGACACAGCCTTGCTTAAAGCCTACATCATGGAGTGGAGGAAATTCTTTACACAATGTGATATTCTGCCTAAACCCTTCTGCAAGCTGGAGATCACACTGTTGGGCAACCAAGGGAGCAATAAGAAGTCCAACGTTGAAGATAGCATTGTTAGAAAG CTTATGCTGGACACATGGAACGAGTCTATATTCTTTAATATAAAGAACCGGCTCCAGGACAGTGCTATGAAACTGGTCCATGCGGAGAGATTAGGTGAAGCTTTCGACTCGCAGCTTGTCATCGGTGTGCGGGAATCATATG TGAACCTGTGCTCCAATGCAGACGATAGACTGCAGATCTACAGAGAGAATTTTGAGAAAGCCTATCTAGATTCCACGGAGAGGTTCTATAAGACACAGGCACCTTCCTACCTGCAACAGAATGGCGTTCAGAACTATATGAAATAT gcagaTGGCAAGTTAAGAGAAGAAGAGAAACGTGCACAGCGATATTTGGAAACAAGACGTGAATGTAACTCCGTCCAGGCA CTAATGGAGTGTTGTGTGAATGCACTGGTCACATCGTTCAGAGAGACAATCCTAGCCGAATGTCCGGGCATGATCAAGCGGaatgagacagaga AACTGCACCTCATGTTCTCGCTCATGGACAAAGTGCCCAGCGGCATTGAGCCTGTGTTGAAAGATCTTGAAGATCACATCATGAGCGCAGGTCTGGCTGATATGATGGCCTCAGCAGAATCCATTACTAAT gACTCTGAAAAGTACGTAGAGCAGCTCCTCACATTATTTAACCGCTTTAGTAAATTGGTTAAAGAAGCATTTCAAGACGACCCACGTTTTCTGACTGCCAGAGATAAA GCATATAAAGCAGTGGTAAATGATGCCACAATATTCAAACTAGAGCTCCCATTAAAACAGAAAGG GGTGGGTCTTAAAACACAACCAGAGTCCAAATGTCCAGAGCTGCTGGCCAACTACTGTGATATGCTCCTTAGAAAGACTCCATTAAGTAAAAAACTTACCTCAGAGGAAATAGAAGCCAAGCTAAAGGAAGTG CTCTTGGTTCTGAAGTACGTTCAGAACAAAGACGTCTTTATGAGGTACCACAAAGCCCACCTGACCCGCAGACTCATTCTTGACATTTCAGCAGACAGTGAGATGGAAGAGAACATGGTGGAGTGGCTCAGG GAGGTCGGAATGCCGGCCGATTACGTCAATAAACTGGCCAGAATGTTCCAGGACATAAAAGTATCTGAAGATTTGAATCAGTCCTTCAaagaaatgcacaaacacaacaaacttgGACTACCAG CCGACTCGGTCAATATAAAGATCTTAAATGCTGGAGCGTGGTCCCGGAATTCAGAAAAAGTTTTTGTATCTCTGCCTACCGAACTAGAAGATCTTATTCCTGAAGTCGAGGAGTTTTACAAGAAGAACCACAGCGGCAGGAAATTACATTGGCACCATCTGATGTCCAATGGCATT ATCACATTCAAGAATGAAGTTGGACAGTATGATTTAGAGGTCACGACATTCCAGTTAGCTGTGCTGTTTGCCTGGAATCAAAGACCCAGAGAGAGGATCAGTTTCGAAAACCTGAAACTCGCCACCGAACTTCCAGACGCAGAGCTGCGGCGGACCCTTTGG TCCCTTGTAGCTTTTCCCAAACTTAAACGCCAGGTGCTGTCATATGATCCTGTGGTGGGCTCTCCGAAAGACTTCACAGAAGGCACTTTGTTTTACATCAACCAAGAGTTTTCATTAAT AAAAAACTCAAAAGTCCAGAAAAGAGGAAAGATCAATTTGATTGGTCGATTACAACTCACCACAGAGAGAATGCGTGAAGAAGAAAATGAGGGCATAGTGCAACTGAGGATATTACGCACACAG GAAGCTATCATTCAGATCATGAAGATGCGGAAGAGGTTTAGCAACGCCCAGCTGCAGACAGAGTTGGTGGAGAtcctaaaaaacatgtttttacccCAGAAGAAGATGATCAAAGAGCAGATTGAATGGTTAATAGAACACAAGTACATCAAACGGGACGAGACCGACATTAACACCTTTATCTACATGGCATAG
- the cul5b gene encoding cullin-5 isoform X3: MEWRKFFTQCDILPKPFCKLEITLLGNQGSNKKSNVEDSIVRKLMLDTWNESIFFNIKNRLQDSAMKLVHAERLGEAFDSQLVIGVRESYVNLCSNADDRLQIYRENFEKAYLDSTERFYKTQAPSYLQQNGVQNYMKYADGKLREEEKRAQRYLETRRECNSVQALMECCVNALVTSFRETILAECPGMIKRNETESEYGRSSVTKGSASSELHLMFSLMDKVPSGIEPVLKDLEDHIMSAGLADMMASAESITNDSEKYVEQLLTLFNRFSKLVKEAFQDDPRFLTARDKAYKAVVNDATIFKLELPLKQKGVGLKTQPESKCPELLANYCDMLLRKTPLSKKLTSEEIEAKLKEVLLVLKYVQNKDVFMRYHKAHLTRRLILDISADSEMEENMVEWLREVGMPADYVNKLARMFQDIKVSEDLNQSFKEMHKHNKLGLPADSVNIKILNAGAWSRNSEKVFVSLPTELEDLIPEVEEFYKKNHSGRKLHWHHLMSNGIITFKNEVGQYDLEVTTFQLAVLFAWNQRPRERISFENLKLATELPDAELRRTLWSLVAFPKLKRQVLSYDPVVGSPKDFTEGTLFYINQEFSLIKNSKVQKRGKINLIGRLQLTTERMREEENEGIVQLRILRTQEAIIQIMKMRKRFSNAQLQTELVEILKNMFLPQKKMIKEQIEWLIEHKYIKRDETDINTFIYMA, translated from the exons ATGGAGTGGAGGAAATTCTTTACACAATGTGATATTCTGCCTAAACCCTTCTGCAAGCTGGAGATCACACTGTTGGGCAACCAAGGGAGCAATAAGAAGTCCAACGTTGAAGATAGCATTGTTAGAAAG CTTATGCTGGACACATGGAACGAGTCTATATTCTTTAATATAAAGAACCGGCTCCAGGACAGTGCTATGAAACTGGTCCATGCGGAGAGATTAGGTGAAGCTTTCGACTCGCAGCTTGTCATCGGTGTGCGGGAATCATATG TGAACCTGTGCTCCAATGCAGACGATAGACTGCAGATCTACAGAGAGAATTTTGAGAAAGCCTATCTAGATTCCACGGAGAGGTTCTATAAGACACAGGCACCTTCCTACCTGCAACAGAATGGCGTTCAGAACTATATGAAATAT gcagaTGGCAAGTTAAGAGAAGAAGAGAAACGTGCACAGCGATATTTGGAAACAAGACGTGAATGTAACTCCGTCCAGGCA CTAATGGAGTGTTGTGTGAATGCACTGGTCACATCGTTCAGAGAGACAATCCTAGCCGAATGTCCGGGCATGATCAAGCGGaatgagacagagagtgagtaCGGCAGGAGCTCTGTCACCAAAGGCTCTGCGAGTTCAG AACTGCACCTCATGTTCTCGCTCATGGACAAAGTGCCCAGCGGCATTGAGCCTGTGTTGAAAGATCTTGAAGATCACATCATGAGCGCAGGTCTGGCTGATATGATGGCCTCAGCAGAATCCATTACTAAT gACTCTGAAAAGTACGTAGAGCAGCTCCTCACATTATTTAACCGCTTTAGTAAATTGGTTAAAGAAGCATTTCAAGACGACCCACGTTTTCTGACTGCCAGAGATAAA GCATATAAAGCAGTGGTAAATGATGCCACAATATTCAAACTAGAGCTCCCATTAAAACAGAAAGG GGTGGGTCTTAAAACACAACCAGAGTCCAAATGTCCAGAGCTGCTGGCCAACTACTGTGATATGCTCCTTAGAAAGACTCCATTAAGTAAAAAACTTACCTCAGAGGAAATAGAAGCCAAGCTAAAGGAAGTG CTCTTGGTTCTGAAGTACGTTCAGAACAAAGACGTCTTTATGAGGTACCACAAAGCCCACCTGACCCGCAGACTCATTCTTGACATTTCAGCAGACAGTGAGATGGAAGAGAACATGGTGGAGTGGCTCAGG GAGGTCGGAATGCCGGCCGATTACGTCAATAAACTGGCCAGAATGTTCCAGGACATAAAAGTATCTGAAGATTTGAATCAGTCCTTCAaagaaatgcacaaacacaacaaacttgGACTACCAG CCGACTCGGTCAATATAAAGATCTTAAATGCTGGAGCGTGGTCCCGGAATTCAGAAAAAGTTTTTGTATCTCTGCCTACCGAACTAGAAGATCTTATTCCTGAAGTCGAGGAGTTTTACAAGAAGAACCACAGCGGCAGGAAATTACATTGGCACCATCTGATGTCCAATGGCATT ATCACATTCAAGAATGAAGTTGGACAGTATGATTTAGAGGTCACGACATTCCAGTTAGCTGTGCTGTTTGCCTGGAATCAAAGACCCAGAGAGAGGATCAGTTTCGAAAACCTGAAACTCGCCACCGAACTTCCAGACGCAGAGCTGCGGCGGACCCTTTGG TCCCTTGTAGCTTTTCCCAAACTTAAACGCCAGGTGCTGTCATATGATCCTGTGGTGGGCTCTCCGAAAGACTTCACAGAAGGCACTTTGTTTTACATCAACCAAGAGTTTTCATTAAT AAAAAACTCAAAAGTCCAGAAAAGAGGAAAGATCAATTTGATTGGTCGATTACAACTCACCACAGAGAGAATGCGTGAAGAAGAAAATGAGGGCATAGTGCAACTGAGGATATTACGCACACAG GAAGCTATCATTCAGATCATGAAGATGCGGAAGAGGTTTAGCAACGCCCAGCTGCAGACAGAGTTGGTGGAGAtcctaaaaaacatgtttttacccCAGAAGAAGATGATCAAAGAGCAGATTGAATGGTTAATAGAACACAAGTACATCAAACGGGACGAGACCGACATTAACACCTTTATCTACATGGCATAG
- the cul5b gene encoding cullin-5 isoform X4 yields MATSNLLKNKGALQFEDKWDLMRPIVLKLLRQESVTKQQWFDLFSDVHAVCLWDDKGPAKIHQALKEDILDFIKQAQARVLSHQDDTALLKAYIMEWRKFFTQCDILPKPFCKLEITLLGNQGSNKKSNVEDSIVRKLMLDTWNESIFFNIKNRLQDSAMKLVHAERLGEAFDSQLVIGVRESYVNLCSNADDRLQIYRENFEKAYLDSTERFYKTQAPSYLQQNGVQNYMKYADGKLREEEKRAQRYLETRRECNSVQALMECCVNALVTSFRETILAECPGMIKRNETESEYGRSSVTKGSASSELHLMFSLMDKVPSGIEPVLKDLEDHIMSAGLADMMASAESITNDSEKYVEQLLTLFNRFSKLVKEAFQDDPRFLTARDKAYKAVVNDATIFKLELPLKQKGVGLKTQPESKCPELLANYCDMLLRKTPLSKKLTSEEIEAKLKEVLLVLKYVQNKDVFMRYHKAHLTRRLILDISADSEMEENMVEWLREVGMPADYVNKLARMFQDIKVSEDLNQSFKEMHKHNKLGLPADSVNIKILNAGAWSRNSEKVFVSLPTELEDLIPEVEEFYKKNHSGRKLHWHHLMSNGIITFKNEVGQYDLEVTTFQLAVLFAWNQRPRERISFENLKLATELPDAELRRTLWLFPNLNARCCHMILWWALRKTSQKALCFTSTKSFH; encoded by the exons ATGGCGACGTCTAATTTATTGAAG AATAAAGGCGCTCTGCAGTTTGAAGACAAATGGGATTTGATGCGGCCCATTGTTTTGAAGTTACTCCGTCAGGAGTCAGTTACTAAGCAGCAGTGGTTTGATTTGTTCTC gGATGTCCATGCCGTCTGTTTGTGGGACGATAAAGGCCCTGCAAAGATTCATCAGGCATTGAAAGAAGACATATTAGATTTCATCAAGCAAGCTCAGGCA CGAGTACTCAGTCACCAAGATGACACAGCCTTGCTTAAAGCCTACATCATGGAGTGGAGGAAATTCTTTACACAATGTGATATTCTGCCTAAACCCTTCTGCAAGCTGGAGATCACACTGTTGGGCAACCAAGGGAGCAATAAGAAGTCCAACGTTGAAGATAGCATTGTTAGAAAG CTTATGCTGGACACATGGAACGAGTCTATATTCTTTAATATAAAGAACCGGCTCCAGGACAGTGCTATGAAACTGGTCCATGCGGAGAGATTAGGTGAAGCTTTCGACTCGCAGCTTGTCATCGGTGTGCGGGAATCATATG TGAACCTGTGCTCCAATGCAGACGATAGACTGCAGATCTACAGAGAGAATTTTGAGAAAGCCTATCTAGATTCCACGGAGAGGTTCTATAAGACACAGGCACCTTCCTACCTGCAACAGAATGGCGTTCAGAACTATATGAAATAT gcagaTGGCAAGTTAAGAGAAGAAGAGAAACGTGCACAGCGATATTTGGAAACAAGACGTGAATGTAACTCCGTCCAGGCA CTAATGGAGTGTTGTGTGAATGCACTGGTCACATCGTTCAGAGAGACAATCCTAGCCGAATGTCCGGGCATGATCAAGCGGaatgagacagagagtgagtaCGGCAGGAGCTCTGTCACCAAAGGCTCTGCGAGTTCAG AACTGCACCTCATGTTCTCGCTCATGGACAAAGTGCCCAGCGGCATTGAGCCTGTGTTGAAAGATCTTGAAGATCACATCATGAGCGCAGGTCTGGCTGATATGATGGCCTCAGCAGAATCCATTACTAAT gACTCTGAAAAGTACGTAGAGCAGCTCCTCACATTATTTAACCGCTTTAGTAAATTGGTTAAAGAAGCATTTCAAGACGACCCACGTTTTCTGACTGCCAGAGATAAA GCATATAAAGCAGTGGTAAATGATGCCACAATATTCAAACTAGAGCTCCCATTAAAACAGAAAGG GGTGGGTCTTAAAACACAACCAGAGTCCAAATGTCCAGAGCTGCTGGCCAACTACTGTGATATGCTCCTTAGAAAGACTCCATTAAGTAAAAAACTTACCTCAGAGGAAATAGAAGCCAAGCTAAAGGAAGTG CTCTTGGTTCTGAAGTACGTTCAGAACAAAGACGTCTTTATGAGGTACCACAAAGCCCACCTGACCCGCAGACTCATTCTTGACATTTCAGCAGACAGTGAGATGGAAGAGAACATGGTGGAGTGGCTCAGG GAGGTCGGAATGCCGGCCGATTACGTCAATAAACTGGCCAGAATGTTCCAGGACATAAAAGTATCTGAAGATTTGAATCAGTCCTTCAaagaaatgcacaaacacaacaaacttgGACTACCAG CCGACTCGGTCAATATAAAGATCTTAAATGCTGGAGCGTGGTCCCGGAATTCAGAAAAAGTTTTTGTATCTCTGCCTACCGAACTAGAAGATCTTATTCCTGAAGTCGAGGAGTTTTACAAGAAGAACCACAGCGGCAGGAAATTACATTGGCACCATCTGATGTCCAATGGCATT ATCACATTCAAGAATGAAGTTGGACAGTATGATTTAGAGGTCACGACATTCCAGTTAGCTGTGCTGTTTGCCTGGAATCAAAGACCCAGAGAGAGGATCAGTTTCGAAAACCTGAAACTCGCCACCGAACTTCCAGACGCAGAGCTGCGGCGGACCCTTTGG CTTTTCCCAAACTTAAACGCCAGGTGCTGTCATATGATCCTGTGGTGGGCTCTCCGAAAGACTTCACAGAAGGCACTTTGTTTTACATCAACCAAGAGTTTTCATTAA
- the cul5b gene encoding cullin-5 isoform X1, which produces MATSNLLKNKGALQFEDKWDLMRPIVLKLLRQESVTKQQWFDLFSDVHAVCLWDDKGPAKIHQALKEDILDFIKQAQARVLSHQDDTALLKAYIMEWRKFFTQCDILPKPFCKLEITLLGNQGSNKKSNVEDSIVRKLMLDTWNESIFFNIKNRLQDSAMKLVHAERLGEAFDSQLVIGVRESYVNLCSNADDRLQIYRENFEKAYLDSTERFYKTQAPSYLQQNGVQNYMKYADGKLREEEKRAQRYLETRRECNSVQALMECCVNALVTSFRETILAECPGMIKRNETESEYGRSSVTKGSASSELHLMFSLMDKVPSGIEPVLKDLEDHIMSAGLADMMASAESITNDSEKYVEQLLTLFNRFSKLVKEAFQDDPRFLTARDKAYKAVVNDATIFKLELPLKQKGVGLKTQPESKCPELLANYCDMLLRKTPLSKKLTSEEIEAKLKEVLLVLKYVQNKDVFMRYHKAHLTRRLILDISADSEMEENMVEWLREVGMPADYVNKLARMFQDIKVSEDLNQSFKEMHKHNKLGLPADSVNIKILNAGAWSRNSEKVFVSLPTELEDLIPEVEEFYKKNHSGRKLHWHHLMSNGIITFKNEVGQYDLEVTTFQLAVLFAWNQRPRERISFENLKLATELPDAELRRTLWSLVAFPKLKRQVLSYDPVVGSPKDFTEGTLFYINQEFSLIKNSKVQKRGKINLIGRLQLTTERMREEENEGIVQLRILRTQEAIIQIMKMRKRFSNAQLQTELVEILKNMFLPQKKMIKEQIEWLIEHKYIKRDETDINTFIYMA; this is translated from the exons ATGGCGACGTCTAATTTATTGAAG AATAAAGGCGCTCTGCAGTTTGAAGACAAATGGGATTTGATGCGGCCCATTGTTTTGAAGTTACTCCGTCAGGAGTCAGTTACTAAGCAGCAGTGGTTTGATTTGTTCTC gGATGTCCATGCCGTCTGTTTGTGGGACGATAAAGGCCCTGCAAAGATTCATCAGGCATTGAAAGAAGACATATTAGATTTCATCAAGCAAGCTCAGGCA CGAGTACTCAGTCACCAAGATGACACAGCCTTGCTTAAAGCCTACATCATGGAGTGGAGGAAATTCTTTACACAATGTGATATTCTGCCTAAACCCTTCTGCAAGCTGGAGATCACACTGTTGGGCAACCAAGGGAGCAATAAGAAGTCCAACGTTGAAGATAGCATTGTTAGAAAG CTTATGCTGGACACATGGAACGAGTCTATATTCTTTAATATAAAGAACCGGCTCCAGGACAGTGCTATGAAACTGGTCCATGCGGAGAGATTAGGTGAAGCTTTCGACTCGCAGCTTGTCATCGGTGTGCGGGAATCATATG TGAACCTGTGCTCCAATGCAGACGATAGACTGCAGATCTACAGAGAGAATTTTGAGAAAGCCTATCTAGATTCCACGGAGAGGTTCTATAAGACACAGGCACCTTCCTACCTGCAACAGAATGGCGTTCAGAACTATATGAAATAT gcagaTGGCAAGTTAAGAGAAGAAGAGAAACGTGCACAGCGATATTTGGAAACAAGACGTGAATGTAACTCCGTCCAGGCA CTAATGGAGTGTTGTGTGAATGCACTGGTCACATCGTTCAGAGAGACAATCCTAGCCGAATGTCCGGGCATGATCAAGCGGaatgagacagagagtgagtaCGGCAGGAGCTCTGTCACCAAAGGCTCTGCGAGTTCAG AACTGCACCTCATGTTCTCGCTCATGGACAAAGTGCCCAGCGGCATTGAGCCTGTGTTGAAAGATCTTGAAGATCACATCATGAGCGCAGGTCTGGCTGATATGATGGCCTCAGCAGAATCCATTACTAAT gACTCTGAAAAGTACGTAGAGCAGCTCCTCACATTATTTAACCGCTTTAGTAAATTGGTTAAAGAAGCATTTCAAGACGACCCACGTTTTCTGACTGCCAGAGATAAA GCATATAAAGCAGTGGTAAATGATGCCACAATATTCAAACTAGAGCTCCCATTAAAACAGAAAGG GGTGGGTCTTAAAACACAACCAGAGTCCAAATGTCCAGAGCTGCTGGCCAACTACTGTGATATGCTCCTTAGAAAGACTCCATTAAGTAAAAAACTTACCTCAGAGGAAATAGAAGCCAAGCTAAAGGAAGTG CTCTTGGTTCTGAAGTACGTTCAGAACAAAGACGTCTTTATGAGGTACCACAAAGCCCACCTGACCCGCAGACTCATTCTTGACATTTCAGCAGACAGTGAGATGGAAGAGAACATGGTGGAGTGGCTCAGG GAGGTCGGAATGCCGGCCGATTACGTCAATAAACTGGCCAGAATGTTCCAGGACATAAAAGTATCTGAAGATTTGAATCAGTCCTTCAaagaaatgcacaaacacaacaaacttgGACTACCAG CCGACTCGGTCAATATAAAGATCTTAAATGCTGGAGCGTGGTCCCGGAATTCAGAAAAAGTTTTTGTATCTCTGCCTACCGAACTAGAAGATCTTATTCCTGAAGTCGAGGAGTTTTACAAGAAGAACCACAGCGGCAGGAAATTACATTGGCACCATCTGATGTCCAATGGCATT ATCACATTCAAGAATGAAGTTGGACAGTATGATTTAGAGGTCACGACATTCCAGTTAGCTGTGCTGTTTGCCTGGAATCAAAGACCCAGAGAGAGGATCAGTTTCGAAAACCTGAAACTCGCCACCGAACTTCCAGACGCAGAGCTGCGGCGGACCCTTTGG TCCCTTGTAGCTTTTCCCAAACTTAAACGCCAGGTGCTGTCATATGATCCTGTGGTGGGCTCTCCGAAAGACTTCACAGAAGGCACTTTGTTTTACATCAACCAAGAGTTTTCATTAAT AAAAAACTCAAAAGTCCAGAAAAGAGGAAAGATCAATTTGATTGGTCGATTACAACTCACCACAGAGAGAATGCGTGAAGAAGAAAATGAGGGCATAGTGCAACTGAGGATATTACGCACACAG GAAGCTATCATTCAGATCATGAAGATGCGGAAGAGGTTTAGCAACGCCCAGCTGCAGACAGAGTTGGTGGAGAtcctaaaaaacatgtttttacccCAGAAGAAGATGATCAAAGAGCAGATTGAATGGTTAATAGAACACAAGTACATCAAACGGGACGAGACCGACATTAACACCTTTATCTACATGGCATAG